One Paraburkholderia dioscoreae DNA segment encodes these proteins:
- a CDS encoding arylesterase yields MTPRATALTTACGCAVMAAALFSASFAARAANAPEPAKPVIVVLGDSISAEYGLPLDTGWVALMRQRLTDERIDYSVANASISGDTTSGGRARLPALMQRLKPSIVIVELGANDALRGVPLSTTEDNLRTIIEQAQQGHAKVVLVGMYVPPNYGPDYTQKFHGLYGELSKQLRVSLVPFLLAGIADKPDMFQADQIHPTQQAQPVLLNNVWPAIKPLLRTSSPH; encoded by the coding sequence ATGACGCCTCGCGCCACGGCGCTGACAACGGCATGCGGGTGCGCCGTGATGGCAGCCGCCCTGTTTTCAGCGAGCTTCGCGGCGCGGGCCGCCAATGCGCCCGAACCGGCCAAGCCTGTGATCGTCGTGCTCGGCGACAGCATCTCCGCCGAATACGGCCTGCCCCTTGACACTGGCTGGGTTGCCTTGATGCGCCAGCGCCTCACCGACGAGCGAATCGATTATAGCGTCGCCAATGCAAGCATCAGCGGCGACACCACGAGCGGCGGACGGGCCCGCTTGCCTGCGCTCATGCAGCGGTTGAAGCCGAGCATCGTGATCGTCGAACTCGGCGCCAACGACGCGCTGCGTGGCGTGCCGCTTTCCACTACCGAAGACAACCTGCGCACGATCATCGAGCAGGCTCAGCAAGGTCACGCAAAGGTGGTACTGGTGGGCATGTATGTGCCGCCTAATTACGGCCCGGACTATACGCAAAAGTTCCACGGTCTGTACGGCGAGTTGTCAAAACAACTGCGCGTGTCGCTCGTGCCGTTCCTGCTCGCCGGCATTGCCGACAAGCCTGACATGTTCCAGGCCGATCAGATTCATCCCACCCAGCAGGCACAGCCAGTGCTACTCAACAACGTGTGGCCTGCAATCAAGCCACTTCTTCGTACAAGTTCGCCGCACTGA
- a CDS encoding ABC transporter ATP-binding protein, giving the protein MLNKTDPVIEVRGLCKKVKDATGELTILDDIDLAIAAGSSVAIVGASGSGKSTLLGLLAGLDSASSGSVRLLGRELGELNEDERAALRSGSVGFVFQSFQLMPHLTALENVTLPLELQGGISTREAATRARGLLEQVGLGKRTGHYPKLLSGGEQQRVALARAFVTHPAILFADEPTGSLDAATGHAVIDLMFEMNRANGATLILVTHDIELARRCDTTVTIEAGRLV; this is encoded by the coding sequence ATGCTAAACAAAACTGATCCAGTCATTGAAGTGCGGGGTTTGTGCAAGAAGGTTAAGGATGCAACGGGCGAACTGACGATTCTCGACGACATCGATCTTGCTATCGCTGCCGGCAGCAGTGTGGCGATTGTCGGTGCGTCCGGGTCGGGCAAGTCTACGCTGCTGGGCTTGCTCGCAGGATTGGACAGCGCGAGTTCGGGCTCGGTTCGGCTACTCGGTCGCGAACTCGGTGAACTGAACGAAGACGAGCGCGCCGCGTTACGCAGCGGCTCGGTCGGTTTCGTGTTTCAGTCGTTTCAACTGATGCCGCATCTGACCGCGCTCGAAAACGTCACGCTGCCGCTGGAACTGCAAGGCGGTATCAGTACCCGCGAGGCCGCAACGCGTGCGCGCGGCTTGCTGGAGCAAGTGGGACTCGGCAAGCGTACCGGTCATTATCCGAAGCTGCTGTCCGGTGGCGAACAGCAACGCGTGGCGCTGGCGCGCGCGTTCGTCACGCATCCGGCTATCCTGTTCGCCGACGAGCCGACCGGCAGTCTCGATGCCGCCACCGGTCACGCGGTGATCGATCTGATGTTCGAGATGAATCGCGCGAACGGTGCCACGTTGATTCTCGTCACGCATGACATCGAACTGGCACGCCGCTGCGATACGACGGTGACGATCGAGGCGGGTCGTCTTGTGTGA
- the pgi gene encoding glucose-6-phosphate isomerase: MTQNSLPSWSSLQTHYEKIRDAHMRDWFAPENDPAPTRAERFAFAGGGLAADFSKNRITDETLKLLVQLAREAGVETRRDAMFAGEVVNPTEGRAALHTALRATDPKAPFYDQVQAERARMAAFADQVRSGEWKGYTGKRIRYVVNIGIGGSDLGPKMVVHALHHLATPEITTHFVSNVDGADLYNVMQQIDPEETLAIIVSKTFTTLETMTNARSLRDWFVEKGCPESALAKHFVGVSANPAEVVKFGIAKENVFEMWDWVGGRYSLWSAVGLSIMIAIGPQQFGELLAGANEMDQHFRNAPLDKNLPVLLGMIGIWYRNFFGSQSYLVAPYSEALHFLPSYLQQLEMESNGKSARLDGVMVDYPTAAVTWGEPGTNGQHAFFQMLHQGPTIVPIDFIAVLTPEHPLVSHHPKLLANCFAQSEALMLGRTLEEAKKVAGADKPELAPHLVFPGNRPTSTLLVDALTARSLGALIALYEHKVLVQASVWDINPFDQWGVELGKILGKVVEADLTAPSVDEKKHDSSTSALIARARAALKK; encoded by the coding sequence ATGACGCAGAACTCGCTCCCCTCCTGGTCCTCGCTGCAAACGCATTACGAAAAGATTCGCGATGCGCACATGCGCGACTGGTTCGCCCCCGAGAACGATCCCGCCCCTACCCGTGCCGAGCGCTTTGCGTTCGCGGGCGGCGGTCTCGCGGCCGATTTCTCGAAGAACCGCATCACCGACGAAACACTGAAGCTGCTCGTGCAACTCGCGCGCGAAGCCGGCGTCGAGACGCGCCGCGACGCGATGTTCGCGGGTGAAGTCGTCAACCCGACCGAGGGCCGCGCGGCACTGCACACGGCACTGCGCGCCACTGATCCGAAAGCGCCGTTCTACGACCAGGTGCAGGCCGAGCGCGCCAGAATGGCCGCCTTCGCCGACCAGGTGCGCAGCGGCGAGTGGAAAGGCTATACCGGCAAGCGGATCCGCTACGTGGTGAACATCGGCATCGGCGGTTCGGACCTCGGACCGAAGATGGTCGTGCACGCGCTGCATCATCTGGCCACGCCGGAGATCACCACGCATTTCGTGTCGAACGTCGACGGCGCCGATCTGTACAACGTGATGCAGCAGATCGATCCGGAAGAAACGCTCGCGATCATCGTCTCCAAGACCTTCACCACGCTCGAAACCATGACCAACGCGCGCTCGCTGCGCGACTGGTTCGTCGAGAAAGGCTGCCCGGAAAGCGCGCTGGCGAAACACTTCGTCGGCGTGTCGGCCAATCCCGCGGAAGTAGTCAAGTTCGGCATCGCGAAAGAGAACGTGTTCGAGATGTGGGACTGGGTTGGCGGGCGTTACTCGTTGTGGTCGGCGGTGGGTCTGTCGATCATGATCGCGATCGGACCGCAGCAGTTCGGCGAACTGCTCGCCGGCGCCAACGAGATGGACCAGCATTTCCGCAACGCGCCGCTCGATAAGAATCTGCCGGTGCTGCTCGGCATGATCGGCATCTGGTATCGCAACTTCTTCGGCTCGCAAAGCTATCTGGTCGCGCCGTATTCGGAAGCGCTGCATTTTCTGCCGTCGTATCTGCAGCAGCTCGAAATGGAGAGCAACGGCAAGTCAGCGCGGCTCGACGGCGTAATGGTCGACTATCCGACCGCCGCCGTGACGTGGGGCGAACCGGGCACGAACGGTCAACATGCGTTCTTCCAGATGCTGCATCAGGGTCCCACGATCGTGCCGATCGATTTCATCGCCGTGTTGACGCCGGAGCATCCGCTCGTCAGTCATCATCCGAAGCTGCTCGCCAACTGCTTCGCGCAGAGCGAGGCGCTAATGCTCGGCCGCACGCTCGAGGAAGCGAAGAAAGTGGCCGGCGCGGACAAGCCGGAACTGGCGCCGCACCTGGTGTTTCCGGGGAATCGCCCGACCAGCACGCTGCTGGTCGACGCACTGACCGCGCGTTCGCTCGGCGCTTTGATCGCGTTGTACGAGCACAAGGTGCTGGTGCAGGCGTCGGTGTGGGACATCAATCCGTTCGATCAATGGGGCGTGGAGTTGGGCAAGATTCTCGGCAAAGTGGTGGAGGCTGATCTGACGGCGCCGAGTGTCGATGAGAAAAAGCATGACTCGTCGACGTCTGCGTTGATCGCGCGGGCACGCGCCGCGTTGAAGAAGTGA
- a CDS encoding NAD(P)H-hydrate dehydratase, with translation MTEADHTPPTLISPHNRALPLLTLTDLRIAESQAQTALPKHTLMSRAGKSAASFLQEQITRDTSIEKSRHKVWLIAGPGNNGGDALVLATELHKAGIAVELCMPVEVKPDDARWALDTARAAGVAISAAAPAALDDYTWLVDGMFGIGLTRPLEGVFADVARRLSQRTKARPRKGGVLALDVPSGLDSDTGMAVGNGDGGAVHATHTITFIGAKPGLFTAQGRDLAGAVTVAPIGVDTSGRTAVQLNAPELFAAFLPPRDFATNKGSFGSLAVVGGDTGMCGAPILASRAALYTGAGKVHVALLGEGAPPYDPPHPELMLHAIDDLPLDHMDALAVGCGMGHRERATRVMHDVLHLDVPKLFDADALNLIAKDPALAAEVTARGVQGDPCILTPHPLEAARLLGTDAPGVQRDRLTAARALAARFASVVVLKGTGTVVAAPDGRLAINPTGNAALATGGTGDVLGGIIGALLAQRLPRYEAALAGVYLHGLAADTLSAQGHGPAGLTAGELAPMVRTLLNRLFYPAAEC, from the coding sequence ATGACAGAAGCCGACCACACGCCGCCGACGCTAATCAGCCCGCACAATCGCGCCTTGCCTTTACTGACGCTGACCGACCTGCGGATCGCCGAATCTCAGGCGCAGACAGCGCTGCCGAAGCACACGCTGATGTCTCGCGCCGGCAAATCCGCGGCGAGTTTCCTGCAGGAGCAGATCACCCGCGATACCTCGATCGAAAAATCGCGGCACAAGGTGTGGCTCATCGCCGGGCCGGGCAACAATGGCGGCGACGCGCTGGTGCTTGCCACGGAACTGCACAAAGCCGGCATCGCTGTGGAATTGTGCATGCCCGTCGAAGTGAAACCGGACGACGCCCGCTGGGCTCTCGACACGGCCCGCGCGGCGGGCGTCGCGATCAGCGCCGCGGCGCCCGCCGCGCTGGACGACTACACGTGGCTCGTGGACGGCATGTTCGGCATCGGCCTGACACGTCCGCTCGAAGGGGTGTTCGCGGACGTCGCCCGCCGGCTCTCGCAACGGACCAAAGCACGCCCCCGCAAAGGCGGCGTGCTGGCGCTCGACGTGCCGAGCGGTCTCGACAGCGACACCGGCATGGCGGTGGGCAATGGCGACGGCGGCGCCGTCCATGCCACCCATACGATCACCTTCATCGGCGCCAAGCCGGGGTTGTTTACCGCGCAAGGCCGCGACCTCGCGGGCGCCGTCACCGTCGCGCCGATCGGCGTCGACACCAGCGGCCGCACGGCCGTGCAGCTCAACGCGCCCGAGCTCTTCGCCGCCTTCCTGCCGCCGCGCGATTTCGCGACCAACAAGGGCAGCTTCGGCAGCCTTGCCGTGGTCGGCGGCGACACCGGCATGTGCGGCGCGCCGATTCTCGCTTCGCGCGCCGCGCTTTACACCGGCGCGGGCAAGGTGCACGTCGCGCTACTGGGGGAAGGCGCGCCGCCCTACGATCCGCCGCATCCCGAACTCATGCTGCATGCGATCGACGATCTGCCGCTCGATCACATGGACGCGCTCGCAGTCGGCTGCGGCATGGGTCATCGCGAGCGCGCCACGCGGGTGATGCACGACGTGCTGCACCTCGACGTGCCCAAGCTGTTCGACGCGGACGCGTTGAACCTGATCGCGAAAGACCCCGCGCTCGCCGCCGAAGTCACCGCGCGCGGCGTGCAAGGCGATCCGTGCATCCTCACCCCACATCCGCTCGAAGCCGCGCGCCTGCTCGGCACCGACGCGCCGGGCGTGCAGCGCGACCGCCTCACCGCGGCGCGCGCGCTCGCCGCGCGCTTTGCCAGCGTAGTGGTCCTGAAAGGCACCGGCACGGTCGTCGCGGCACCGGACGGCCGCCTTGCGATCAATCCGACCGGCAACGCCGCGCTCGCGACGGGCGGCACCGGCGACGTGCTCGGCGGCATCATCGGCGCCCTGCTCGCGCAGCGTCTGCCGCGCTACGAAGCGGCGCTCGCGGGCGTCTATCTGCACGGCCTCGCCGCCGACACGTTGAGCGCGCAAGGCCACGGCCCCGCCGGCCTGACCGCGGGCGAACTGGCGCCGATGGTGCGCACCTTGCTGAACCGTCTGTTCTATCCGGCGGCGGAGTGCTGA
- a CDS encoding FAD-dependent oxidoreductase, producing MDVIVIGGGIAGVATAYQLRAAGHRVCVVERHATVAQGATYGHSGTVLPTPLDVWFGPTFMASRQNAKNGIVNKAGFNGPVRQLVKQLAELQEPNAFGHQYGLLRPLIELSRETMTDMEARFGLEFEQASGVLYLVRSEQEWQQLRPALGLLRLFEVPHHELTPEQCAAFEHSVRTEPEFAGGVLFDQERTANCPLFTKLIKQTLDTQGDVQFMLGCEVSSVRLEGQRAAVELAPRPGTASRSREVDVIHADAVVVAAGHGSLPLLERLGLRLPLHPLRLHTLVAPIAHEECAPHVAIVDAVKRIAISRMNHRLRIAGGAVLQSAGQIDKPLGEAVTKEALALLGQATHDWIPGAARISAALPWEGVKLLSPDGLPVIGNALHPRLFVNIGHGPAGWGLACGSGKLLADLISGGTPDLPADTLAALRADRFR from the coding sequence ATGGATGTCATCGTCATCGGCGGCGGGATTGCGGGCGTCGCCACCGCTTATCAACTGCGCGCGGCCGGCCACCGGGTATGCGTCGTCGAGCGCCACGCCACTGTCGCGCAGGGCGCGACCTATGGACACAGCGGCACCGTCCTGCCGACCCCGCTGGACGTCTGGTTCGGCCCGACTTTCATGGCCAGCCGTCAGAACGCCAAAAACGGCATAGTCAACAAAGCCGGTTTCAACGGGCCGGTGCGCCAGCTGGTCAAACAGCTCGCCGAGCTGCAGGAACCCAACGCGTTCGGCCACCAATACGGACTGCTGCGGCCGCTGATCGAGCTGTCGCGCGAAACCATGACGGACATGGAAGCACGCTTCGGGCTCGAGTTCGAACAGGCGAGCGGCGTGCTCTACCTGGTCCGTTCCGAACAGGAGTGGCAGCAGTTGCGGCCGGCCCTCGGGCTGCTGCGGCTCTTCGAAGTGCCGCACCACGAGTTGACCCCGGAACAATGCGCCGCGTTCGAGCATTCCGTGCGCACCGAGCCGGAATTCGCCGGCGGCGTGCTGTTCGACCAGGAGCGCACAGCCAACTGCCCGCTGTTCACGAAGCTGATCAAGCAGACGCTGGATACGCAGGGCGACGTCCAGTTCATGCTGGGCTGCGAAGTCTCGTCGGTCCGCCTGGAAGGCCAGCGCGCCGCGGTAGAGCTGGCGCCGCGGCCGGGCACGGCATCCCGCTCGCGCGAAGTGGACGTGATCCACGCCGATGCGGTAGTCGTGGCCGCGGGCCACGGCAGCCTGCCGCTGCTGGAGCGCCTCGGCTTGCGGCTGCCGCTGCATCCGCTGCGCCTGCATACGCTGGTCGCACCGATCGCGCATGAGGAATGCGCGCCTCACGTCGCGATCGTGGACGCGGTGAAGCGGATCGCGATCAGCCGGATGAACCATCGTCTGCGGATCGCGGGCGGCGCGGTTCTGCAAAGCGCTGGCCAGATCGACAAGCCGCTGGGCGAAGCGGTGACGAAAGAAGCCCTCGCGCTGCTCGGCCAGGCCACGCACGACTGGATTCCGGGCGCCGCGCGGATCTCGGCGGCTTTGCCGTGGGAAGGCGTCAAACTGCTGTCGCCGGACGGCTTGCCGGTGATCGGCAATGCGCTCCATCCGCGCCTTTTCGTCAATATCGGTCACGGCCCTGCGGGTTGGGGCCTCGCCTGCGGATCGGGCAAACTGCTTGCCGATCTGATTTCGGGCGGCACGCCGGACCTTCCTGCGGACACGCTGGCCGCCCTGCGCGCGGATCGCTTCCGTTAA
- a CDS encoding M35 family metallopeptidase — MLTTPHIHSPAETPRAPIGNAAAGLPHGKPDGRAPRVGGGVQALERIGGKAARDRLDASGRRVQDSKDNPVRATWAPDGRHTRDSMDANGTRIHETWDAAGSHTRDSVDANGTRIHETWDAAGSHTRDSVDANGNRIRDSWGPNGKHIRDIWDANGKHKRIVLHNKANHIPPSMHAGGLTPGPAGRSSRPMPLPAVGDAPASSPLAVPANGAASGEPLEPVGGGDGEQPAEPTGRGAQPSAPVSGGSGQPSAPGDDDLQAPDDNTGHTDYDQPSPGSARTPALIGLTSEQRGIVTRAYQHVKRMIDSALDKLKSGHPDNNFSRWFGSPTQRNVQKVEQVLTHMQHAMSHDRFTFVLGASHDNSELAHVQSNSPHQINLKPHFFDHAFGANTPEATIAHELSHFPYIGNTKDHLYGPAAVASLAARNSDMATDNAENYGMFIRAQATA; from the coding sequence ATGCTGACGACGCCTCACATCCATTCGCCGGCCGAGACGCCGCGCGCGCCGATCGGCAATGCCGCGGCCGGGCTCCCGCACGGCAAGCCGGATGGCCGGGCTCCGAGGGTTGGAGGCGGTGTTCAAGCGCTTGAGCGAATCGGCGGCAAAGCGGCGCGGGATAGGCTGGACGCTTCGGGTAGGCGCGTCCAGGACAGCAAGGACAATCCCGTTCGCGCCACGTGGGCCCCCGACGGGCGGCACACCCGCGACAGCATGGACGCCAACGGCACGCGCATTCACGAGACGTGGGACGCGGCCGGCAGTCACACCCGCGACAGCGTGGACGCCAACGGCACGCGCATTCACGAGACGTGGGACGCGGCCGGCAGTCACACTCGCGACAGCGTGGACGCCAACGGCAACCGTATCCGTGACAGTTGGGGCCCGAACGGCAAGCACATCCGTGACATCTGGGACGCAAACGGGAAGCACAAACGCATCGTCTTGCACAACAAGGCCAACCACATACCTCCTTCGATGCACGCCGGCGGTCTCACGCCCGGCCCTGCCGGCCGCAGCAGTCGCCCAATGCCTCTACCCGCGGTCGGCGACGCTCCTGCGTCATCGCCGCTCGCGGTCCCAGCCAATGGCGCCGCCAGCGGCGAGCCGTTGGAACCCGTCGGCGGCGGGGATGGTGAACAGCCTGCCGAACCCACAGGTCGCGGCGCCCAGCCCTCCGCCCCCGTCAGCGGCGGTAGCGGCCAACCCTCCGCGCCCGGCGACGACGACCTTCAGGCGCCCGACGACAACACCGGCCATACCGACTACGATCAACCTTCCCCCGGCTCCGCGCGTACCCCGGCGTTGATCGGGCTCACGTCGGAGCAACGCGGGATAGTGACCCGCGCCTATCAACACGTGAAGCGCATGATCGACAGCGCCCTCGACAAACTCAAATCTGGTCATCCCGACAACAACTTTTCGCGCTGGTTCGGCAGCCCGACTCAGCGGAATGTGCAGAAAGTCGAACAGGTTCTCACCCACATGCAGCACGCCATGTCGCACGACCGGTTCACCTTCGTCCTCGGTGCGTCGCACGACAACTCGGAACTGGCGCACGTGCAATCCAATTCGCCTCATCAGATCAACCTGAAGCCGCACTTCTTCGATCACGCATTCGGCGCCAACACCCCGGAAGCGACGATTGCCCACGAGCTGAGCCATTTCCCGTACATCGGCAACACCAAGGACCACCTGTATGGTCCCGCCGCCGTCGCCAGCCTCGCGGCACGAAACAGCGACATGGCCACCGACAACGCCGAAAACTACGGCATGTTCATTCGCGCGCAGGCGACCGCATGA